Below is a window of Sulfurisphaera ohwakuensis DNA.
TATCTTTTCCAATCCGGTAAAGTTAAGTATGCTTTAGTAAAAGAGAAATCAGTTGAAAATATAAGTGAGATCAGGAAAATTCTTAGTGGTGATAATAAATGAGTTATGCGTATTATCCAGGCTGTGCGACTCATGGGCTTTCTAAGGATGTAGATATTGCAACAAGAAAAGTATTCGAAACTCTAGGGTTAAAGCTAGAAGAAGTAAAGGATTGGAATTGCTGCGGAGGAGGATTCTATGATGAATATGACGAAGTTGGGCATGTTGCCTTAAACCTAAGGAATTTATCGATAGTGGAAAAAATGGGATATAATAAAATGATTACTCCTTGTAGTGTTTGTCTTCATAGCCATAGGTTAGCTACATATAAGTTTAAGGAAAATAAAGATATAAGGAAAAAAGTTGAGGAAAGAATTAAGGGTACGTCAATTAGCTATTCTGGAAAAGCTAATGCTGAACATATAGTATGGGTTCTTGTTAGAGATATAGGAATTCAGAAAATCAAGGAAAAAGTAAAAAGACCATTAACTGGATTAAGAGTTGCGGCATATTATGGATGTCAGATGTTAAGACCAGAGGAAATAATGGGTTTTGAACCAGCATTTAATCCTCATAGTATGGAAGATTTGATTTCAGTTACTGGTGCAACTCCAGTAACATTTCCTAATGCTAGGTCATGTTGTGGTTTTCCTTTAATGGGTAGTAATCCAAGCGTGGGAATAAAAATGGCATATAGTGTATTAAAAAGTGCAAAAGACCAAGAAGCAGACATTTTAGTTCACCCTTGTAGCTTGTGTCATTTACAGCTAGATTCACTACAACTTAAAATAAAGGCTGAGTTTAATACTAATTGGACTCTTCCAGCAATATATATAACTCAATTACTAGGTTTAGCATTCGGTTTTTCGGCTGATGAATTAGGTATAAGTAATTTGGCTAAACAAGTTCTAATCTCAAAGGGTGTAGTTTAATGTCGTATGAGGACAAGATTAGTGATACGTTAACAAAAATAGGAGCCATTATAACAAGAGGTTGGTATTCAGTAAGTGAGAGACCGGAGAGACCTCCTTTCGGAAAAGAATTAGAATATAAGGTTGATGAATTATTCTGGGGTAAAATTCATCTAAGAAACGAAGGGGACCTCTATGTCTTAGTAATATCTAAGGATATATTCAATTGGAAAGATAAGATTTCACAGTTAAAAGTTAAAGGTGAGATTGAAGACGCTGCTGGTGGATTATTATGGTTAAAAGAGGATTTGGACAACTTAGAAGAAGATATGAAATACCTTAAGGAATACCTTTCATCTCTTAAAAAATAATTTTTTATTTTATGAAAGTATATGGTTGAGTGGCCATGCCCAGCTGACGCCCAAGTATGGATGGGATGATGCTGGGTCCTCCTCCTTTATGATTCTACTACCTTCAAAAGGTCTTCATGATCTAATTTATATACTACTAAATATTGATCTGAGACTCTTCTTAAATCAGCATTATCTCCTCTTATCATTACGCTAATTAATGTAGAATTAGCCTCTTTCAAAGATCTTCTTACTGTAGTTTCAGCAATTTTATCCTCACCATCCGTTAATAATATTATCTCACTTACTCCTTTTACATGACCTTCTTTAATATCTTCACATGCTGAAATTACAGATCTACTGATATCAGTACCTCCTCCTCCTCTTATTTTGCCAATATATTCTATCATTTTAACAACATCTTTACTTTTTGCATTTTTAGGAACTTTAATTAAAGGATAAGGTATATTATCAAAGAATCTAATATAGAAATCTCTATTTTCTCTTCTAGCTCTACTATATAATGCCAAGGCTACAGCTTTAGCCCATATTATTTTTTCACCATCCATACTTCCAGATTTATCTAGTAATAAATAGATAGGTCCTAATACTTCTTTTATTCTCTTTTGATACAATAATAATTGGGATTCGGCAAGTTTTATGTAGAATAATTCTTCTGGCAAAGCTAATTCAGAAGATACGATCCTCTCAAGATCTGAGCCTTCCTCGTATCCATAAAGTTCTCCTCTAGAAAATCTTGTGGTTCTTTTCTTTGTAAAGCTTCCTAATCTGGGCATTCCACTTAAAAATTCTAGAATTTTCTTTATTTCTGTATTTCTAGCTAATCTAAGAACTTCATGAATTTCTCCTTCAAAATTAAGTATCGAACCCGTACCTGCACCATTGCCACCTATTATTTTCTGTAAATTTCTAACTGATTCTGCGTCTTCTATTGCTTTGCTTAGTGCTTTGTCATTAACTTGTTTCATTAGTTTCTCCATTTGCTGACTATCTTGTTGTTGCTGTTGTTTTTGTCCTTGCTTTCCTCCACTTCCTTTCATTAGACCGTTAAGTATTTGCTCAGCCATTTGTCTTTCTTCTTGGGATTGTGAAGTTCTCTTTATTCTTTCTAATTCTTCTATTAGATTTTGAACATAACTAACAGATAATGCCATACTAACAGCTGAGTTAACCATAGAGTAATTCCTATTCTCTTCAACTAAAGGTGAATTTAGCATCATATCTATAAATCTATACATTATTTCTTTTCCTTTAGGAACATCCTCCTTTGTTTTAGGTATAGGCATAGGTAAGTAATGGATGTAATATGTATCTATCAAAAAATTCTCATCTAATTGTAAATCTCTACCACTAAGTTTTTTCAATGTATAACTTATTCTTTCACCACGATAACGAACTAAAGGATCTTCATAATCAATACCTCTTAAAAAACCTTCTTCTTCACTCATGTATAAATCCCCAGCTTTCTAGCTACTTTTTCTAATAGTACATCGATTTCTTTAACAACTTCCTTTGAAAAATCTTCCACTTTTTCGTCTCCACTCTCCTTTCCTAAAGCCATCACTCTGTCCCTAGTAGCCCTTAAACTTCTAATTAGCTCAATTAATCTAGGATCAGACTCATTAGCCGCATCAACATATTTACTCGCTTCTTTTATATTTGAGTAGATTTCATTCAGCTCTTTCATATATTTAATAGGTGTCTTTAGCTCTTCTGATAATAGTGCTGATACTTTCTCAAAGTCATCTATTTCCTTTGGGGCTATATACTTTAGTACTATTAAATCTTCTTCAATAGCTTTTAATCTTCCATTAAGTATAGCATGAGCAGAAACTATTTTCAATACTTTACCTTTTCTTCTATCTGTTAGATGAATTCCTTTTTCTTCTAGCATTGCATACAGCTTTAATAGTTTACTTTTCACTGGGGACAAATCTACTTGGGGAATTAAGCTGTATAAATCATCCAATTGTTTTATATTCATAATTGGCTCTTTAACTACCCATTTATTAGAGAACTCATAATCCCATGCAGAGTTTATCAGATCTTTCCATAGATCTTCACTAACGGGTCTCGCGTAGTGTCTTAGTAAAAGTCTATCATATAAAGCATCTAACTCCGGTTCATCTGGAACTCTGTTACTTGCTGATATTAATGTTCGTAATGGTACTTTTATTACGTTATATCCATCGTATATTACTCTTTCATTTAACAAAGATAATAAGGCATTTAATATGGCTGAATTAGCATTAAATATTTCATCTAGGAATGCTATTTC
It encodes the following:
- a CDS encoding CoB--CoM heterodisulfide reductase iron-sulfur subunit B family protein, encoding MSYAYYPGCATHGLSKDVDIATRKVFETLGLKLEEVKDWNCCGGGFYDEYDEVGHVALNLRNLSIVEKMGYNKMITPCSVCLHSHRLATYKFKENKDIRKKVEERIKGTSISYSGKANAEHIVWVLVRDIGIQKIKEKVKRPLTGLRVAAYYGCQMLRPEEIMGFEPAFNPHSMEDLISVTGATPVTFPNARSCCGFPLMGSNPSVGIKMAYSVLKSAKDQEADILVHPCSLCHLQLDSLQLKIKAEFNTNWTLPAIYITQLLGLAFGFSADELGISNLAKQVLISKGVV
- a CDS encoding succinate dehydrogenase — encoded protein: MSYEDKISDTLTKIGAIITRGWYSVSERPERPPFGKELEYKVDELFWGKIHLRNEGDLYVLVISKDIFNWKDKISQLKVKGEIEDAAGGLLWLKEDLDNLEEDMKYLKEYLSSLKK
- a CDS encoding vWA domain-containing protein — translated: MSEEEGFLRGIDYEDPLVRYRGERISYTLKKLSGRDLQLDENFLIDTYYIHYLPMPIPKTKEDVPKGKEIMYRFIDMMLNSPLVEENRNYSMVNSAVSMALSVSYVQNLIEELERIKRTSQSQEERQMAEQILNGLMKGSGGKQGQKQQQQQDSQQMEKLMKQVNDKALSKAIEDAESVRNLQKIIGGNGAGTGSILNFEGEIHEVLRLARNTEIKKILEFLSGMPRLGSFTKKRTTRFSRGELYGYEEGSDLERIVSSELALPEELFYIKLAESQLLLYQKRIKEVLGPIYLLLDKSGSMDGEKIIWAKAVALALYSRARRENRDFYIRFFDNIPYPLIKVPKNAKSKDVVKMIEYIGKIRGGGGTDISRSVISACEDIKEGHVKGVSEIILLTDGEDKIAETTVRRSLKEANSTLISVMIRGDNADLRRVSDQYLVVYKLDHEDLLKVVES
- a CDS encoding AAA family ATPase; this encodes MSSNQQLLEYPKKFVELLSAPFIGREEEAKVITLALLSKEHVILIGEPGTAKSALARRAAELLNAKFFMYLLTKYTEPAELFGALDINALKQGIYKRITKDRLPESEIAFLDEIFNANSAILNALLSLLNERVIYDGYNVIKVPLRTLISASNRVPDEPELDALYDRLLLRHYARPVSEDLWKDLINSAWDYEFSNKWVVKEPIMNIKQLDDLYSLIPQVDLSPVKSKLLKLYAMLEEKGIHLTDRRKGKVLKIVSAHAILNGRLKAIEEDLIVLKYIAPKEIDDFEKVSALLSEELKTPIKYMKELNEIYSNIKEASKYVDAANESDPRLIELIRSLRATRDRVMALGKESGDEKVEDFSKEVVKEIDVLLEKVARKLGIYT